Part of the Cryptosporangium arvum DSM 44712 genome, GACGCCATGCACTCCCACGACGAAACGCTCCGGGCGGGGTGAGAAGATCCCGATCGTGACCGAGCGGGGCGCGATCGCCGAAGTTTGCCAGCGGATGGTCGCCGACCGTCTGGTCGTCGGAACAGCCGGGAACGTCTCCTCCCGGGACGGAGAGATCGTGGCGGTGACGCCCACCGGCGTGCCGTACGCCTCGCTGTGCCCGGAAGACGTCGGACTGCACGCGCTGGACGGCACCCCGGTCGACGCGCGGCTGAAGCCGACGAGCGAGCTTCCCCTGCACCTCGCGATCTACGCGGCGCGCCCGGACGTCGGCGCGGTCGTGCACACGCACTCGACGGCGGCCACGGCCCTGTCGTGCCTGGTGACGCAGATCCCGGCCGTGCACTACTACGTCGGGCTGTTCGGCGGATCGCCCCGGGTGGCGCCCTACGTCGAGTACGGCACCGACGCGCTGGCCGCCGGTGCCGTCAACGCGTTGGAGGACCGCACCGCGTGCCTGCTGGGCAACCACGGCGCGGTGGCGGTCGGGAAGTCGCTCTCCGAGGCGTACGAGCGGGCGCTGTACCTGGAATGGGTTTGCGAGGTGGCGCTGCGGGTGTTGTCATCCGGGATGATTCCGCGCCTGCTGGACGGCGTGGAGATGGACGACGCCACCGCGCGGCTCGCAACCTATGGACAGCGATGACTCACATTCGGACGTACGTCGAAATGACGTCGGCGGCGGAGCTGCGGCCCGGACGGTTCGCGGAGGCCGTCGCGCTGCTGCCGATCACCGGGCAGACCGGCCTGATCCGCGACCTGGAGACTCGGGTCGGGGAGCCGCACGGCTGGGGAGCCGGAACCCGCTCCGAGGAGGCGTGGGCCGAGGAGTTCGCCAAGACCTACCTGCAGTGGTGGGCGATCACCCACCACGACGAGCCGGTCGGGCTCGTCGAGCTCGCCGATCGGGCGCCCGAGGTCGAGATCACGACGTTCGGGCTGCTGCCCGAGGCCGTGGGGCGCGGCATCGGCGGGCACGCGCTGACGCTCGCGGTGCGGCAGGCCTGGTTGCTGCGGCCCGGCGTCACCCGTGTGTGGCTGCACACGTCGACGCAGGACCACCCGAACGCGCTGCCCAACTACCAGGCACGCGGGTTCAAGGCCTACCGCACCGAGGAGCGTCCCTAAGCCCGGTAAGCGCGGTTGACGGCGCTCACCACGGCCTTCAGCGACGACGTCACGATGTTGGTGTCGACGCCGACGCCCCAGCGCACCTGGTCCTCACCGATCGCGCACTCGATGTACGCGGCGGCCTGGGCGCCACTGTCGGCGGACATCGTGTGCTCGGTGTAGTCCAGCAGCCGCACCGGGATGCCGGCCGCGTCCAGCGCGGTCACGAACGCGTTGATCGGGCCGTTGCCCGACGCCTCGACCGTCTTCTCCACGCCGTCCAGCACGATGTCGAACGAGACCTGGTCACCGACGTTGTGGTAGCCGCGCAGCGCCAGCCGGCCCCACGCGTTGTCGGGGTTCGGCAGGTACTCGTCGCGGAACACCGACCACATCGCCTCGGGGCTGACCTCGCCGCCCTCGTTGTCGGTGATCTTCTGCACGACCTGCGAGAACTCGATCTGCAGCCGGCGCGGCAGGTCGAACTGGTGCTCGGTCTTCATGACGTAGGCGACGCCGCCCTTGCCGGACTGCGAGTTGACCCGGATGACCGCCTCGTAGGTGCGGCCGATGTCCTTGGGGTCGATCGGCAGGTAGGGCACCGCCCAGCGGAAATCGTCGACGGGCGTGTTCGCCGCCGCCGCGTCCCGCTCCATCCACTCGAAGCCCTTCTTGATCGCGTCCTGGTGCGATCCGGAGAAGGCCGTGTAGACCAGGTCGCCACCCCACGGGTGCCGCTCGTGCACCGGCAGCTGGTTGCAGTACTCGACCGTGCGGCGTACCTCGTCGATGTCGCTGAAGTCGATCATCGGGTCGATGCCCTGGCTGAACAGGTTCATGCCCAGCGTCACCAGGTCGACGTTGCCGGTGCGCTCGCCGTTGCCGAACAGGCAGCCCTCGACGCGGTCGGCACCGGCCAGCACACCGAGCTCGGCGGCGCCGACGGCCGTGCCGCGGTCGTTGTGCGGGTGCAGCGACAGGATGATGTTCTCGCGGTGCGCCAGGTGCCGGTTCATCCACTCGATCGAGTCGGCGTAGACGTTCGGCGTCGCCATCTCGACGGTGGCGGGCAGGTTCAGGATCACCGGCCGGTCGTCGGACGGCTCCCAGATGTCGCTCACCGCGTTGCAGACCTCGGCGGCGTACTCCAGCTCGGTGCCGGTGTAGGACTCGGGGGAGTACTCGAAGCGGATGAACGTGTCGCCCATCGACTCGGCCAGCTTCTGGCACAGCCGGGCGCCGTTGGTGGCGATCGCGGTGATGCCCTCGCGGTCCAGGCCGAACACGACCCGCCGCTGCAGCGTCGACGTCGAGTTGTACAGGTGGACGATGGCTTGCTTGGCGCCGCGGACGGAGTCGAACGTCCGGTGGATCAGCTCTTCGCGTGACTGCGTCAACACCTGGATCGTGACGTCGTCCGGGATCAGGTCGTCCTCGATGATCTGCCGGATGAAGTCGAAGTCGGTCTGGCTGGCCGCCGGGAAACCGACCTCGATCTCCTTGTAGCCCATGGCGACGAGCAGCTCGAACATCTTGCGCTTGCGCGCGGGGCTCATCGGGTCGATCAGAGCCTGGTTGCCGTCACGCAGGTCGACCGCGCACCACAGCGGCGCCTCGGTGGCTTGCTTCGACGGCCAGGTGCGGTCGGCCAGATCGATCGGCGTGAACGGGGTGTAGCGGTGGATCGGCATCCCGCTGGGACGCTGAGGGTTGCGGATGAAGCTCATTGCCAGGTGCTCCTGAAGTCTTGGCGAGTGCAAGCCGGCAAGCACGCCAAGCGCCGCGACGAGGAAGCCGGCTCGTTAACTGGCCTCGCCGCGGCAGAGAAGGAGGAGTCCCACCATCCGCACGCCTTTCACCATAGCAGCACGAAAGGCCGCGGCTTTTCGCCGCGGCCTCTCGTGAAGGTGGATCAGCTGCCGACGCCGGCCGGAGCCGCGCCACGCAGACGTAAAACGTACTCGACGAGCGAGATGAGCAGCGCCTTCGTCGACTCGCGGCCACGGGCGTCGCAGTTGATGATCGGTACTTCCTGGCCGATCGTCAGCGCGTCACGCACGTCCTGCGTCGTGTATGGCTGAATGCCGTCGAAGCAGTTCAGACCGACGACGTACGGCAGCCCGCGCTGCTCGAAGAAGTCGACGGCGGCGAAGCAGTCGGCCAGGCGACGAGTGTCGACCAGCACGACCGCACCGATCGCGCCACGCACGAGCTCGTCCCACATGAACCAGAACCGTGTCTGCCCGGGGGTACCGAACAGATACAGGATCAGATCCTCGTCGAGCGTGATACGGCCGAAGTCCATCGCCACCGTGGTGGTGGACTTCCCCGGGATCTTCGAGGCGTCATCGACGTCGATCGCGGCGGCAGTCATCACCGCCTCGGTCGTGAGCGGACGGATCTCCGAAACCGACCCGACGAGCGTGGTCTTGCCCACGCCGAACCCGCCCGCGATGACGATCTTGGCCGAGGTGGCGCGGCTCGCCGTCACCCGCGGCGGGCGGCCGGGGCTAGAGCTTCCGAAGTCCACTGAGCACCCTTTCCAGCAGATACGTTCCGAGCTGGTCGTCGAGCCTGCCGGGCTCGTGCACATCCAGCATTCCGGCCTCGGCCATGTCGCCGACGATCACTCGGGCAACCCCGAGAGGTGTGCCAAGATACGCCGCGATTTCCGCCAGCGACTGCACTTGCTGGCAGAGCTCCACGATCCTCTGCCACTCGTGCCGGGCAGATCCGGCCTCGCGGTCACCACGTGCGGTGGCCGTGACCAGTGCCTCCATCGCGATGTCGACCCGGGATCTGGTTCGCCCCCCGGTCATCGCGTACGGGCGCACCAGCGGCCCGCTTTGATCGACGTACTCGGTACTCATCGCGCGACGTCTCCTGTCGTCCCTCAGCGCGGAAGGCTGGCGTGGAGTTCAGAGCGTAGGGCAGGCGTGAGCACCTGTCCCACTCGCTCCACGAGCAGTGCCATCTCGTACCCGACCTGACCGATGTCACACGCACGCGATGCGAGAACGGCCAGGGAAGATCCGTCGCTGATGGACATGACCAACAGGAAGCCGGTGTCCATCTCGACGACGGTCTGGCTGACGCTGCCGCCCTCGAAGCAGAGCGCCGCGCCATGGGTAAGGCTCACCAGGCCGGAGGCGATGGCTGCCAGCTGGTCGGCCCGGTCCCGAGGCAGGCCGTCGGAGACCGCCAACAGCAGTCCGTCGGCGGACACGGCCACGGCGTGGGCGATGCCGGGGACGCGGTTGGCGAAGTTCGCCACCAGCCAGTTGAGGTTCTGGGCATCGTGGCTCAGCGAGCTCACATCTCCTCCTGCGTTTCAGGTGAGCCGGCAAGGGTCGTACCGGTCGGGGACGGGCGCCCGGCCTGACGCCCTTGCTCAAGACCGCTGCGGTAGCTGGACAGAACGCCCCGCACCGCCTCGGGAGACCGGTGGGAAGTCGGGCGAGAAGCTTTCTTCGCCGCCGTTTCCACACGGCCCGGCACGAAGTGTGCCATCGGAACACGCTTCGGTAGACCCGTCTTGGTGGTACTGCTGGGAGCCGCTTCGGCGACTGCCTGCGCAGCGCGCCATCCGGCGTCCGCCGGAGACTCCCATGCGGCCGTGGCGGGCTGGCGTGCAGCACCGACGCTGACCGGCTCTTCCTGCCGTTCCATGCCACTGGGGGTGGCCGGCTCGTCCGCGTTGCTGCCGTTGGTCCCGTTGCTGCCGTTGCTCCCGTTCGGGCGCGGGCGGCTCCAGGCGGCGGTTGCGTTCTGGGCGAAGGGCACCTCGCCGCCGACCACCGGAGAGACCGGCGCTTCGGGGAGGCGAGTGGTTTCGGGTGCCTGCTTCTCTTCCGGCTCCTCCGGCGCGGTGCTCCGGGCGGCGCCGGGAGCCTCCGGCACCCGCGGCGGCGACCACGAGGAGCCGTTGTTGCTGCTGCCGTTGCGCGGCGCCGCGGTGGTGCGTGACCGGAACCACTCCGACTCGATCGCGTCGAAGATCGGGAGCGGCATCTCGATCGTCGGGTCCGAGTTCGGCGGGTCCGACGGGCCGGCGCGGAAGATCTTCTGCGCGCCGGTCGCGTTCGACCGGTCCGACGAGGCCTCGCGTCGCAGCGCGGCCATCGCGTCGGCGGCGGAACCGCCACCGGCCCGGCTCGGCGAGGTCGGTGCGGCCTCGGGAGCCTTCTGCGCCGGAGCCTGAGCGGCCTGGGCGGCCGGGGCCGGCGGCGCGGCCGGGCTGGTCGGCGCCAGCGGACCGGTCGGCGCGATCGGCCGGGTCTGCTGCTGCGGCACCTGCGCCTCGCGGCTCGCGAACGGGTCGCGGACCGGCAGCGGCGTCGGGCCGCCCGGCGTCGGGCCGGCGGGCTTCGGAGAAGGCGCCGGGAAGCCCGGCTGGGTGGTCGCGGCGTTCGGCGAGGACTGCTCGTCGGCGACCGGACGCGGGATCCCGCCCGTGCTCCAGGTGAGGTCGGGCTCGCGGGCCTCGTTCGGCGCGGTCTCCGGTCGGAGGTCGCCGAGGATGCTGTGCGTCCCGGTGGCCGCGGCGGCGGCCGGGTCACGGATGATCGGCACCGGCCGCGTGGGCTCCGACCAGCTGGGGTCGGGCTGCTCCTCGACCGCACCCGGAGCCGTGAACGGCGGCTGGGCCGGCGTCGGCGTGGTGGGTGCGAACGGGAAGCCCTGCGCTCCGCTGTCGTCACGCTCGTCGCGCCGGGGCAGCGGCTCCGGGGTCACCGGGCCGAACAGGTCCCGGGCGCTCGGCTGGCCGTGCGACGGCGGGCCGTACTGCTCGCGCTGGTTGTCCTGCTCCTCGGCGTCCTGC contains:
- a CDS encoding class II aldolase/adducin family protein, with the translated sequence MPIVTERGAIAEVCQRMVADRLVVGTAGNVSSRDGEIVAVTPTGVPYASLCPEDVGLHALDGTPVDARLKPTSELPLHLAIYAARPDVGAVVHTHSTAATALSCLVTQIPAVHYYVGLFGGSPRVAPYVEYGTDALAAGAVNALEDRTACLLGNHGAVAVGKSLSEAYERALYLEWVCEVALRVLSSGMIPRLLDGVEMDDATARLATYGQR
- a CDS encoding GNAT family N-acetyltransferase; translation: MTHIRTYVEMTSAAELRPGRFAEAVALLPITGQTGLIRDLETRVGEPHGWGAGTRSEEAWAEEFAKTYLQWWAITHHDEPVGLVELADRAPEVEITTFGLLPEAVGRGIGGHALTLAVRQAWLLRPGVTRVWLHTSTQDHPNALPNYQARGFKAYRTEERP
- the leuA gene encoding 2-isopropylmalate synthase; the encoded protein is MSFIRNPQRPSGMPIHRYTPFTPIDLADRTWPSKQATEAPLWCAVDLRDGNQALIDPMSPARKRKMFELLVAMGYKEIEVGFPAASQTDFDFIRQIIEDDLIPDDVTIQVLTQSREELIHRTFDSVRGAKQAIVHLYNSTSTLQRRVVFGLDREGITAIATNGARLCQKLAESMGDTFIRFEYSPESYTGTELEYAAEVCNAVSDIWEPSDDRPVILNLPATVEMATPNVYADSIEWMNRHLAHRENIILSLHPHNDRGTAVGAAELGVLAGADRVEGCLFGNGERTGNVDLVTLGMNLFSQGIDPMIDFSDIDEVRRTVEYCNQLPVHERHPWGGDLVYTAFSGSHQDAIKKGFEWMERDAAAANTPVDDFRWAVPYLPIDPKDIGRTYEAVIRVNSQSGKGGVAYVMKTEHQFDLPRRLQIEFSQVVQKITDNEGGEVSPEAMWSVFRDEYLPNPDNAWGRLALRGYHNVGDQVSFDIVLDGVEKTVEASGNGPINAFVTALDAAGIPVRLLDYTEHTMSADSGAQAAAYIECAIGEDQVRWGVGVDTNIVTSSLKAVVSAVNRAYRA
- a CDS encoding GTP-binding protein; the encoded protein is MDFGSSSPGRPPRVTASRATSAKIVIAGGFGVGKTTLVGSVSEIRPLTTEAVMTAAAIDVDDASKIPGKSTTTVAMDFGRITLDEDLILYLFGTPGQTRFWFMWDELVRGAIGAVVLVDTRRLADCFAAVDFFEQRGLPYVVGLNCFDGIQPYTTQDVRDALTIGQEVPIINCDARGRESTKALLISLVEYVLRLRGAAPAGVGS
- a CDS encoding DUF742 domain-containing protein — protein: MSTEYVDQSGPLVRPYAMTGGRTRSRVDIAMEALVTATARGDREAGSARHEWQRIVELCQQVQSLAEIAAYLGTPLGVARVIVGDMAEAGMLDVHEPGRLDDQLGTYLLERVLSGLRKL
- a CDS encoding roadblock/LC7 domain-containing protein; its protein translation is MSSLSHDAQNLNWLVANFANRVPGIAHAVAVSADGLLLAVSDGLPRDRADQLAAIASGLVSLTHGAALCFEGGSVSQTVVEMDTGFLLVMSISDGSSLAVLASRACDIGQVGYEMALLVERVGQVLTPALRSELHASLPR